One Thermoanaerobaculia bacterium DNA segment encodes these proteins:
- a CDS encoding MoaD/ThiS family protein produces MTAVRVSLPPHLRDLAGVGAEVSVEVAGEATPRAVLDALEARYPALRGTIRDHGTHARRPFVRFFACGEDLSHDPPDTPLPRAVSDGAEPFLVVGAIAGG; encoded by the coding sequence GTGACGGCCGTCCGGGTCTCGCTCCCTCCCCACCTGCGGGACCTCGCCGGGGTCGGCGCCGAAGTGTCCGTCGAGGTCGCGGGCGAGGCGACGCCGCGCGCCGTGCTCGACGCCCTCGAAGCCCGCTACCCCGCTCTCCGTGGAACGATCCGCGACCATGGGACGCACGCGCGGCGGCCTTTCGTGAGGTTCTTCGCATGCGGCGAGGATCTCTCGCACGATCCGCCCGACACCCCCCTTCCGCGCGCCGTCAGCGACGGCGCCGAGCCGTTCCTGGTCGTGGGAGCGATCGCCGGAGGATGA